Proteins encoded by one window of Lactobacillus sp. ESL0684:
- a CDS encoding DAK2 domain-containing protein — MVLKEIDSKKFRDMVRVATHRMSQNAEFVDSLNVFPVPDGDTGTNMNLTIESGAKAVAQNTSASVGDLTESLAKGMLMGARGNSGVISSQLFRGIYKATQGMQTLNAQELANAFSNGVATAYKAVMKPVEGTILTVARVAAQEGANKANETDDVEEVMAAIVNGAKESLKTTPDLLPVLKQVGVVDSGGQGLLFIYEGFLEGLLGENFADKYQPDKGEMDEMINAMHHQSVQSQLATQDIANGYCTEIMVDLTADVPNKKPFDLEEFRSHLSELGDSLLAVSDNEVAKVHVHTEYPGQVFAYGSQFGQLGKIKIDNMRIQHETIVNDSEHKQADVDFAVIAVASGNGVRKLFESEGVNRIISGGQTMNPSTQDIIDAIKKSGAQKAIVLPNNGNIVMAAKQAAEVSDIPVGIVPSKTISQGLTAMLSFDADASLDENVENMTAELEMVVSGEVTKANRDTVINEVEIHQNDYLGIVDGDIQVAESELIPATVKMVEKMVDEDSEIITIIYGRDANQKQAEQVIAALKQQYADFEFEVHDGGQPVYDFLVSVE; from the coding sequence TAAAGCTGTTGCCCAGAATACTAGTGCAAGTGTTGGTGATTTAACTGAAAGTTTGGCTAAGGGCATGTTAATGGGCGCTCGCGGCAATAGTGGTGTTATCTCCTCGCAACTTTTCCGTGGAATTTATAAGGCTACCCAAGGTATGCAGACTTTGAACGCACAAGAGCTAGCTAATGCTTTTTCTAATGGAGTGGCTACCGCTTATAAGGCAGTGATGAAGCCTGTTGAAGGAACAATCCTGACAGTTGCTAGAGTTGCTGCCCAGGAGGGTGCTAACAAGGCTAATGAAACTGATGATGTTGAAGAAGTAATGGCTGCTATTGTTAATGGTGCCAAAGAATCTTTAAAGACAACGCCAGATTTATTGCCTGTTCTTAAACAAGTTGGCGTCGTTGACTCAGGTGGTCAGGGCTTGCTCTTTATATATGAGGGCTTCTTAGAAGGGCTGCTTGGCGAGAATTTTGCTGATAAATATCAACCTGATAAAGGTGAAATGGATGAAATGATCAATGCCATGCATCACCAATCAGTGCAATCTCAGTTAGCTACGCAAGATATTGCTAATGGTTATTGTACAGAAATTATGGTTGATTTAACTGCCGATGTTCCTAATAAAAAGCCATTTGATTTAGAAGAATTTCGCAGCCATTTATCAGAGCTTGGTGATTCGCTTTTGGCCGTTTCTGATAATGAAGTTGCTAAAGTTCATGTTCATACAGAGTATCCAGGTCAAGTTTTCGCTTATGGTAGCCAGTTTGGACAATTAGGTAAAATCAAGATTGACAATATGCGAATTCAGCATGAAACAATTGTCAATGATAGTGAGCATAAGCAAGCAGATGTTGATTTTGCTGTAATTGCGGTTGCTTCAGGTAATGGTGTTCGGAAACTCTTTGAAAGTGAAGGCGTCAATCGTATCATTTCTGGTGGGCAAACGATGAACCCATCGACTCAGGACATTATCGATGCAATTAAGAAGTCTGGCGCACAAAAAGCAATCGTTCTGCCTAATAACGGTAATATTGTGATGGCGGCTAAGCAGGCGGCTGAGGTTAGCGATATTCCTGTTGGTATTGTTCCATCTAAGACAATTTCACAAGGCTTGACGGCAATGTTATCTTTTGATGCTGATGCTTCTTTAGATGAAAATGTTGAAAACATGACTGCTGAGCTTGAGATGGTTGTTTCGGGAGAAGTAACTAAAGCTAACCGGGATACAGTTATCAACGAGGTTGAAATTCATCAAAACGATTACCTTGGAATTGTTGATGGTGATATTCAAGTTGCAGAATCTGAGTTAATTCCAGCAACTGTTAAAATGGTTGAAAAGATGGTAGATGAGGATTCGGAAATCATTACCATTATTTATGGTCGAGACGCTAATCAGAAGCAGGCAGAACAAGTAATAGCTGCTCTTAAACAGCAGTATGCTGATTTCGAATTCGAAGTTCATGATGGCGGCCAACCAGTTTACGATTTCTTGGTTTCCGTTGAATAG